In one Spirosoma rigui genomic region, the following are encoded:
- a CDS encoding hotdog fold thioesterase: MKAGFDLANLSFAHADSIVKHLGIEFTDVGEGYLVARMPVDGRTHQPFGILHGGASVVLAESLGSTASWMLLDNPATQRAVGLEINANHVRSVRDGWVYGRCTPIHTGRTTHIWDVRITDERGKLVCVSRLTVAIVPA, translated from the coding sequence ATGAAAGCTGGTTTCGACCTTGCCAATCTATCCTTTGCCCACGCCGATTCTATCGTTAAACACCTTGGTATCGAATTTACGGACGTTGGAGAAGGGTACCTGGTAGCCCGGATGCCGGTCGATGGCCGGACGCATCAGCCCTTCGGGATTTTACACGGTGGCGCATCGGTAGTCCTGGCCGAATCGCTGGGCAGTACCGCGTCCTGGATGCTCCTCGATAACCCGGCCACCCAGCGCGCCGTTGGCCTGGAAATTAACGCCAATCACGTCCGCTCCGTGCGCGATGGCTGGGTCTACGGCCGCTGCACACCAATCCATACGGGCCGTACTACTCACATCTGGGACGTGCGCATCACCGACGAACGCGGTAAACTCGTGTGCGTGAG